A region of Toxorhynchites rutilus septentrionalis strain SRP chromosome 1, ASM2978413v1, whole genome shotgun sequence DNA encodes the following proteins:
- the LOC129763329 gene encoding uncharacterized protein LOC129763329: protein MNGQSLKNDDRYPIAERNRRAKMKFLVGVKDFYDNKKTSIELRTTGNPEMDLSIPGTPVSSKYLSSLPSRQLKAEEQQKDHVLLPNEIIISSMVIDKFLADMKTLDSDENYAEVTDKVEEDETKVETKQENATAEQYFLESEQMRMYQRTFSQAVQTLHSAEVKSPLVKRYFEESSAKQTYSRDFEESCKVLDPTQLPSDQLDIDSTTITKGYKTSVPGTPIDSKHLNNLKLKNYISDSSDDENDDEYITSKLADPLDKFIRDMEQLKAAKYGDMSKIKNDTSGNISSEVVQESSEVKQPEIDSIEQPLDLEQTIQKCGSLEELLGKFQPLEVDKQNRNEFCVDEYMNTSDDRRTYARTFSEAAQLLHSTDAKNPNLCNYFEESDKIKSFKRGFSEVYQEIGKQHDNQCGDERRNEISVTCSSAFDRSAATASTSNECVRNETEDISIPGTPINSRKICPKDKTMPTIEAKRENGADRPEVDKSIPERNGNVDREFWKNFGAASL from the exons ATGAATGGCCAATCGCTAAAGAACGACGATCGTTATCCGATCGCGGAACGAAATCGTCGGGCCAAAATGAAGTTTCTCGTCGGAGTGAAGGATTTCTACGATAACAAGAAAACCTCCATCGAGTTGCGCACCACAGGAAACCCCGAGATGGATCTATCCATTCCTGGTACTCCTGTTTCATCGAAATATCTCAGTTCGTTGCCAAGTCGGCAGTTAAAGGCAGAAGAGCAACAAAAGGACCATGTTCTACTGCCAAATGAGATCATTATCAGCAGCATGGTCATCGACAAGTTTCTAGCGGACATGAAAACTTTGGATTCCGACGAAAACTATGCTGAAGTCACTGACAAAGTCGAAGAAGATGAAACCAAAGTGGAAACCAAGCAAGAGAATGCTACTGCTGAGCAATACTTTCTAGAGTCGGAGCAAATGCGTATGTACCAACGAACATTCAGCCAAGCTGTGCAGACATTGCACAGTGCTGAGGTAAAAAGTCCTCTCGTAAAACGCTACTTTGAAGAGTCATCTGCTAAGCAAACCTACAGTCGCGACTTCGAAGAATCTTGCAAGGTATTGGATCCTACACAATTACCATCCGATCAACTGGATATCGACTCAACAACCATCACGAAAGGTTACAAAACATCGGTTCCGGGAACTCCCATTGATTCGAAGCATCTGAATAACCTCAAATTGAAGAACTACATCAGTGACTCTTCGGATGATGAGAATGATGATGAATATATTACCTCCAAACTAGCTGATCCATTGGATAAGTTTATTCGTGACATGGAACAACTGAAGGCAGCAAAGTATGGTGATATGAGCAAGATAAAAAATGATACTTCGGGAAACATTTCGTCGGAGGTAGTTCAGGAATCCTCCGAAGTGAAGCAACCTGAGATTGATTCGATTGAACAACCATTGGATTTGGAGCAGACTATTCAAAAATGTGGCTCATTGGAAGAATTGCTTGGAAAATTCCAACCTTTGGAGGTTGACAAGCAAAACAGAAACGAGTTTTGTGTTGATGAGTACATGAACACCTCGGATGATAGAAGGACCTACGCGAGAACATTTTCGGAAGCCGCTCAGTTATTGCACTCAACAGATGCGAAAAACCCGAACCTTTGCAATTATTTTGAAGAGTCGGATAAGATCAAATCTTTCAAACGTGGATTCTCAGAGGTGTACCAAGAGATTGGAAAACAACACGATAACCAATGTGGCGATGAAAGACGGAACGAAATTTCAGTTACATGCTCCAGCGCCTTTGATAGATCAGCAGCAACAGCTTCAACTTCAAATGAATGTGTTAGGAATGAAACAGAAGATATATCCATACCGGGAACACCTATCAACTCGAGAAAGATATGTCCGAAGGACAAAACGATGCCTACGATTGAAGCGAAACGAGAGA ATGGAGCCGACCGTCCGGAGGTTGATAAGTCAATACCAGAACGCAACGGGAACGTCGACAGGGAGTTCTGGAAGAATTTTGGTGCTGCGTCGTTGTAG